A single region of the Nocardioides aquaticus genome encodes:
- a CDS encoding 2'-5' RNA ligase family protein, whose product MQTIGVAVAIPEPWARELQEYRLGLGDRTATMIPTHVTLLPPAVVDPGDLEKVEAHLAEAASSVAPFEVHLRGTGTFRPVSPVVFVSLAKGISQCELLAAAVRRGPLACDLDFPYHPHVTIAHHLDEAALDRAFAELASFECRFDVTAFHLYEHDESAGWRPTHEFRLGEG is encoded by the coding sequence ATGCAGACGATCGGCGTGGCCGTGGCGATCCCCGAGCCGTGGGCCCGTGAGCTCCAGGAGTACCGGCTCGGACTCGGCGACCGCACGGCCACGATGATCCCGACCCACGTGACGCTGCTGCCGCCGGCCGTGGTCGACCCGGGCGACCTGGAGAAGGTGGAGGCGCACCTCGCGGAGGCAGCGTCGTCGGTCGCGCCGTTCGAGGTCCACCTGCGCGGCACCGGCACCTTCCGTCCGGTGTCCCCGGTCGTGTTCGTCTCGCTGGCCAAGGGCATCTCGCAGTGCGAGCTGCTGGCAGCAGCCGTCCGCCGCGGGCCGCTGGCCTGCGACCTCGACTTCCCCTACCACCCGCACGTCACGATCGCCCACCACCTCGACGAGGCCGCCCTGGACCGGGCGTTCGCCGAGCTGGCGTCCTTCGAGTGCCGCTTCGACGTCACGGCGTTCCACCTGTACGAGCACGACGAGTCCGCCGGCTGGCGGCCCACGCACGAGTTCCGGCTGGGGGAGGGCTGA
- a CDS encoding SCO4848 family membrane protein → MTTQTRSTGTPMTFERRHAVLLLAVAAWNVVTFGQFARTLYAAWSAGEERAPGYWVAHSVLIVVNVAIAVVLARLGLRAWRATRP, encoded by the coding sequence ATGACCACGCAGACCCGTTCCACCGGCACCCCGATGACCTTCGAGCGCCGGCACGCCGTGCTGCTGCTCGCGGTGGCGGCGTGGAACGTGGTCACGTTCGGCCAGTTCGCCCGGACCCTCTACGCCGCCTGGAGCGCGGGGGAGGAGCGTGCGCCCGGCTACTGGGTCGCGCACTCGGTGCTGATCGTGGTCAACGTCGCGATCGCGGTCGTGCTGGCCCGGCTCGGCCTGCGGGCCTGGCGCGCCACCCGCCCCTGA
- a CDS encoding YihY/virulence factor BrkB family protein — translation MVAAVDKAKDVATGAQRRPVVAHVLRMVQRYGSSQGNLHAGAVSYFAFLSFFPLLALTFFAVGVISRVYPDLDGQVRRSVEELFPGLVGGGEGQISLDQVQDFSGLVGALGLIGVLYTGLGFVQVLREALTATFGQALPTVSFVKVKLMDLLGLVTVGGTLLLSVVVGSGVTRFSSGVLELLGLGEELRVVLVALGVLVALAINTVLFFVMFKQLARAVVPARSLWSGALLGAVGFELIKQLSAQVISLTKGNPAFQAFGIALTLIVVFNYFARLTLYSASWAYTTRAAMAVRPVDAVPVQGPQAPSLAQWSAALEPAAAPTLVRRAAGPFAAGGAAMLGLVAVARRFVR, via the coding sequence ATGGTGGCAGCGGTCGACAAGGCCAAGGACGTCGCCACGGGGGCGCAGCGCCGTCCCGTCGTGGCCCACGTGCTCCGGATGGTGCAGCGCTACGGCTCCTCCCAGGGCAACCTGCACGCGGGGGCCGTGAGCTACTTCGCCTTCCTGTCGTTCTTCCCCCTCCTGGCCCTGACCTTCTTCGCGGTCGGCGTGATCTCGCGGGTCTACCCCGACCTCGACGGCCAGGTCCGGCGCAGCGTCGAGGAGCTGTTCCCCGGGCTGGTCGGCGGCGGCGAGGGCCAGATCTCGCTGGACCAGGTGCAGGACTTCTCCGGGCTCGTCGGGGCCCTGGGCCTCATCGGTGTCCTCTACACCGGCCTCGGGTTCGTCCAGGTGCTCCGCGAGGCGCTGACGGCCACCTTCGGGCAGGCCCTGCCCACCGTGTCGTTCGTGAAGGTCAAGCTGATGGACCTGCTCGGCCTGGTCACCGTGGGCGGCACCCTGCTGCTGTCCGTCGTGGTCGGCAGCGGCGTCACCCGCTTCTCCTCCGGCGTCCTGGAGCTGCTCGGCCTCGGCGAGGAGCTGCGCGTCGTGCTGGTCGCGCTGGGCGTCCTGGTCGCCCTGGCGATCAACACCGTGCTGTTCTTCGTGATGTTCAAGCAGCTCGCGCGCGCCGTCGTGCCGGCCCGCTCGCTGTGGTCCGGGGCGCTGCTCGGCGCCGTCGGGTTCGAGCTGATCAAGCAGCTGTCGGCGCAGGTGATCAGCCTGACCAAGGGCAACCCGGCCTTCCAGGCCTTCGGGATCGCGCTGACCCTGATCGTGGTGTTCAACTACTTCGCCCGGCTCACGCTCTACTCCGCCTCCTGGGCCTACACCACCCGCGCCGCGATGGCCGTGCGCCCCGTCGACGCCGTCCCGGTCCAGGGCCCGCAGGCACCCAGCCTGGCCCAGTGGTCCGCGGCGCTCGAGCCCGCGGCGGCACCCACCCTCGTCCGCCGCGCGGCCGGGCCGTTCGCGGCCGGCGGCGCCGCGATGCTGGGCCTGGTGGCCGTGGCGCGGAGGTTCGTGCGATGA